The Nocardioides sp. cx-173 genome segment CGGTCGGCGGCCCGGCGTCGCCGCAGAACGTAGGCTCGGCCCTGCCCGCAGTACCCAGGCAGACCAGGAGGCGCCGTGCCCCACCCCGCAGCCCGACTGCGCACGATCCTGCCCGGCCCGAGCCGCGCCGCGGTCGGCGCCACGATCGCGGGCGGCGTGCTGACCGGTCTCGCGTCGGCGCCCGAGCGGGTGGGGCGGCTGTTCCGCCGGCGCTTCCCGACCGTGGCGGTCACCGGGATGACCGGCGTCGGCAAGACCCAGCTCGCCGACCGGCTCGCACGCCGTACGTCGGGCACCGGCGCGGGCGAGGTCGGCTCCGCGGTGATGGAGCGTCGGACCCGCCGCTCGGCGCGGCTGCACGGATTCCGCTTCCTGGTCGTGCCCGGGGACAACGCGGCGACGCGGCTCGGTGCGCTCGACGAGGTGTTCCACGACGAGCCGGTCGACGGCGTGATCCACGTCGTCGCCAACGGCTACGCCACCCCGCGGCGTACGGCGGGCACCACCGGCTCGGCCACCGCCAGCCGGGAGGAGCAGCTCGCCGCGGAGCTCGAGGACTGGACGATCACCGCGCACCGGATCGCCTCGATGGCCGTGCGCCGCGGCAAGCCCGTGTGGCTGGTCATCGCCGTCACCAAGGTCGACCTGTACCCCGACGACCTCGACCAGGTCCTGGACTACTACTCACCGGGCAGCGGCTCGCCGTTCGGCGACAAGATCGACGAGCTCCGCGCGCTGGCCGGCGGCGCGCGGCTCTCGGTCGACGTGCTCCCCGTGTCCAGCCAGGGCGGCGAGCGCAGCTCGGCCGTCTCGGCCAAGAAGGCCTCCGCGATGGTCGACGCGCTCGCCACCCGGCTGGCCCAGCTCAGCGGCCACGTCTGACCTAGGCCGGGCCGACCGCCTGGGCGACGAGAGCGGCGGACAGGCCGACGTACGGCAGGCCGGCGCCGGGGGTGGCATGGGCTCCGGCGGTGTAGACGCCGGGGATCGGGGTGTCCGGCCCGAGCCGCTGGTGGACGGTCGCGCGGCCTTGCCACAGCACGCCGAGCGGCGAGCCGCCCCACTCGTCGACGAGCTGGCGCGGCGAGCGGTCGACGCGGGCGACGACGTGCTCGCGCACGTCCAGCCGGTGACGGGCCAGCGCGCGCAGCAGGTCCTCGGCCAGCCGGCCGCGTCCGTGCACCGTCCATGCGGTGCCCCCGGGAGGCGCCGTGCCGCCGTGCCTTACCACCAGCATCGGGTCGCCGTGCAGCACCAGCTCGTGGGGGACGTCGGGCACGTCGCCGTCCAGGCCGAGGTGGGCGACGACGGGCGGGATCGCCGGCATCGTGCGCTCGACGTACGGCGCGAGGGCGGGCAGTCGCCGGGGGTCGATGGCGACGACGACCACGTCGGCCGCGACCTCGCCGAGCTCGGTGCCGACCGCGGCGACCCGTCCCTCGCGCACGACCAGGTCGAGGGCTCGGGTGAGGCGCAGCACGGTCACGCCGCGGGTGGCGAGCCGGGCCTCCAGCGCGGCGGCGAGCCGGGCCATGCCGCCGGTGATGGTCCAGGCGTCGAAGCGCTGCTCGAGGTAGGCGTGCAGGCCGGCCCAGGCCGGCACGTTGCGCAGGTCGTGACCGGCGGCGACGAACGGGTGCCCGGCGACCAGCGCGAGCCGGTCGTCGCGGAACGCGCGGCGCAGCCGCTTGTGCAGGGTCTCGCGGCTGTGCAGCCGCGCCGCGACCTGCTTCGGCAGGCGGTCGCGGTCCCACGGGACCTCGAAGTAGCCGCGGCGCAGGACCTCCCAGTCGTCCGCGAAGGAGGCGACGTGGTCGACCCAGGCCTGGCCGAGCCCGGGCCCGAGCTCGTCGAACGCCGCGAGCTGGGCACCGCGGGTGCCCCCGGGCAGCCGCACCGACGTGCCGTCCACGAAGCGGTGCTCGCGGATCACGTCCAGCGGGACCAGGTCGAGCTCCCGCTCGACGGGCCGCCCGGACTTGCGGAACAGGTCGCGGATCACCGCGGGCAGCAGGGTCGCGGTGGCCGCCGCGTCCCAGGTGTAGCCGGCCTCCGACTCGGTCCCGAGCGCGCCGCCCAGGGTGTCGGTGGCCTCGAGCAGGGTCACCTCGTGGCCGAGCTTGGCGAGCCGCGCGGCCGAGGCGAGCCCGCCGTAGCCACCCCCGACCACCACCACCCGCGCCATGCGGCCAACCTACCGACCTAGCGGCGTACCTCGGGGGCGGGCTCGACCGCGCCGAAGCCGGTGCCGTACTCGCGGTCCATCAGGCGCAGCAGCCCGGCCGTCACCGTCGCCAGGCGCTGCCCGCGGACGAGGGCGGCACACGGGTCGACCTTGGCGAACAGCCCGGTCACGGTGTCGGCGGCGACCAAGGTGTGGCCGGTGTCGCCCTCGCCGACCGAGAAGTCCCGGCCGTCCCAGTCGAGTGGCCGCGTGACGCTGCCGCCCACCGTGGCCGGGCCCTCGTGCACCGCGACCGCCTTGCCGGCTCGCGACTCGTCCATCAGCGACACCAGCGACTCGAGGTCCTCGGGGGTGAGCCCGGTGTCGAGGCCCAGCACCAGGTGCGACTGCAGCAGCGTGAAGAGGCCGCGGTCCACCTCGGCGACCAGCGTCGCGCCCGCCGACATCCGGGTGTTGAGCTCGGTGGGCAGGAAGCCGTCGGCGGTGAGCACGCCGTCGACCCCGAACGCGCCGCGGTAGCCGTGGGCCTGCGCGAGGTGCGCGCCCACCCGGCGTACGACGTCGCGCATGGCCTCGCGGTCGTCGTCCGGCGGGTCCCACGTGGTGCCGATGCCGCCGTAGACGAAGCGCCGCGTCGTGGGGTCGCGCAGCGTCGCGATCTCGACCGGCCGGAACGCCGCGGTCCCGCCGGGGAGCACGACGCCGTGGATCGAGCACGGCACCCCTTCGAGGAACGGCATCACCCGCACCCGGTCGCACCGCGGCCGGAAGAACCCCAGCGCCGCCTCCCGGTCGCGCTCGTCGCGCACCCACCGCACGTAGTTGCCCGAGCCGTTGAACCCGTCGCGCGCGTCGCCCGACCACACCGCGCCGAGCGGCCCGGCGAGCGCCTCGGTCGCCGCGGCGAGCGCGGCGCGCTCGTTGACGACCACCGCGTACGGCGCCCGGTCGACGCCGGCCGCGTCCCAGAGGCCGTCGGCGAGCATCTTGTCCTCGAGCGCGAGGTAGGCCGCCGGGCGGCCGTAGAGCACCGGGCGGCCGTCGATCGGCTCGTCGGTCGTGACGAACGGGTTGGCGAACCACGCGCCGCGCCGCTCGGGGTCGAAGCGCTCGACAGCGCTCCGGGCGCCCGGCGGCAGCTCGCGGGCCATCCGGTCCATGAGGCGCAGCTCGTCGGTGACCGAGTCGGCGGCGGGAGCGAGGATCTCCACGAGCCGCGAGTCCTCGAGCTCGGGCACCGTGCCGGCGCCGGTGCCGGTGGAGACGACCAGCACCGGGCAGCCCAACCCGCGCAGCCAGCTGACCGTGGCGGCGACGCCCGCCAGGACGGCGGGGCCCACGACGATCGGCCGGCCGGCGTACAGCGCGGCGAGCCGCTCGGTCACCGCGGCGCGCGTCCGGGGGTCGGCGAGATCCGGCATGCGAGGACGCTAGGCGACCGCGCGCGGACTCGCGACCTGTTTGCCGCGCAGCCGCCGCCACCCGCGGCGGATGAGCCGGGCGGCGAGGAGGAGCACGACCAGCCCGACGGCCAGCAGCACCCCGGCGACCGCGGCGGCCGCGGCGGGGTGCTCGATCGCGAACCACACCAGCGCCAGCACCACCACGTCCTCGGTGATGCTGGCGCCGATGTTGGTGACCGGCTCGGGGGAGGAGTTGATCGCCAGCCGGCTGCCGGCCTTGACCAGGTGCGAGAGGAGCGCCGTGCCGCCGCCGACCGCGCCGTTGACCGCCTGGGCGAGCGAGTCGGCATCTCCGGCGAGGAGCACCCCGATGACGGCACCGGCTGTGGGGCGGATCACCGTGGACACGACGTCCCAGCCGGAGTCGACGAACGGGATCTTGTCGGCCACGAACTCCATCGCGTAGAGGAAGCCCGCGACCGCCAGCACCTCCCACGCCCCAGCACGTCCGGGATCTCGCTCGACCCGCTCACCCTCTCGGCGATGCCGAGCACCAGCACGACCAGGTAGGCGTTGACGCCGCTGGCCCAGCCGCTCGAGAACGCCAGGGGGAGGGACTCCATCCCCGGAGGCTAGCCCGCCGGAGACGGCTCCACGCCCGGCGACATCGGGCCCGTGTCGCCGGCCGGGCCCCCGTCGCCGCCCTCGGCGTCCGGCTCGTCGAAGGTCCCGCAGGTGACGGTGCCCGGCAGCACGAAGCCGGGGCAGCCGCTGGCCGGGTCCGGCTCGGGGGCCGGGATGACCACCTGCGGGTCGGTCCCGAGCTCCGCGAGGTCGGCCTGGGGCACCTGGAACGCCGCCCGCGCCGCCTGCTCCGACGACGCCTTGACCGTCTCGCTCACGTAGGTCACGAAGGTCTCGGACTTGATGACCTTCACCCGCCGCTCGAACCACAGCCGGTCGGGGTCGATCGTCGCCAGCTGGTCGCGCTCGACGGCCATGAACGTGGCGCCGCCGTACGGCCGCAGCGCCCACAGGTTGCTGATGACGACGCTCCCGTCGTCGCGCACGTCGACCGCGCACTCCAGGTAGAAGCCGCCCTCCAGGCTCTCCTCGCAGTACCTCTGTGCGCTGCCCTCGGCCTCGCTCCGGGCATGCGCGAGGTCGACGGAGAGCCGGTGGTCGGAGGTGCCGCCGTAGGAGAGCGTCATCCCGCTCGCGCGGTCCCACCACTTCGGCGGGAGGGCGGCACCCTGGTTGTCGCCGGCGTGGAACGTCGCCTCGCCGAGGTCCTCGACGCTGCGCTCGAACACCGCCCGCGACTCCTCCTCGAGGATCCGCGGCATCTGGGCGGCGTCGTAGTCCTCCAGGAAGGCCGCCGTGGCGGGGTCGACGGCGGTCGAGTGCCCGCGGGCCGTGTCGCCGTCGAGGACCTGGGGCACGGTGATCGCGCCGACGGCGAGGACGGCGAGCGCGGCGCCGCCCGCGGCCAGGCGCCGGTGGCGGACGGTACGGCGCCCGCCCCGCACGACGGTGTCGGGGGAGAGGGCGAAGGGCGGCTCGTCGGAGGCGACGTGGTCGCGGACGAGGGTGGTCAGGTCGTGCTCGGTCATCGGGGCTCCTCGGTGAGGACGAGATCGGGAAGGTGGGTGCGCAGGGTGTCGAGCGCGCGCGAGGTCTGGCTCTTCACGGTGCCCTCGGCGATGGACAGGGTCCGGGCCACGTCGGCGACCGAGAGGTCGTCGAGGAAGCGCAGCGCGACGATCGCGCGCTGCCGCGGCGGCAGGAGCGCCAAGGCCCGGCCCACGTCCAGCGGGCCTTCGCCCGTCGGCTGGACCCGTTCCGGCAGCACCTCGGTGGGGTGCTCCGGGGCGTGGCGGCGCAGGTGGCTCAGGCACTGGTTCACCACGGTCCTGCGGGCGTAGGCCTCGGCCGACTCCCGCCGGATGCGCGGCCAGGCGGCGTACAGCTTCACGAACGCCTGCTGGGTGAGGTCCTCGGCCGTGTGCCAGTCGCGCACGATGAGGTAGGCGGTCCGCCTCAGGGCGGGCCCGCGGGCGAGGAAGAACTCCGAGAAGTCCTGCTCGCGTCGGTCACGTCGCATCGCTGCTCCGTCGGGTCGGTGTCAGGTCACCCTCTCTACGCCGCGCGAGACCTGCGGGGTTCGCACGGCGGCGGAGTTTCTCACTCCGCGGCGATGACCCGCGCCAGCGACTGAGGGTCGCGGCCGACGACGGTGGTGCCGTCGGCGGCGGTGACGATGGGGCGCTGCAGGGCGCGCGGATGGGCGGCGAGCGCCTCGAGCCAGGCGTCGCGGTGGGCCGCCTCGCGCGGCAGGTCGATGCCCTCCTCGGCCGCCTCCTTCGACCGCGCCACGTCCCAGGGCTCCAGGCCGAGCCGGCCCACGACCTCGGCGAGCTCGGCGGCGCTCGGCGGGTCCTCGAGGTAGCGGCGCACGGTGTAGCCGACGCCCGCGGCGTCCAGCTCGGCGACCGCGGTGCGGCACTTCGAGCACGCCGGGTTGAGCCAGATCTCCATCACTCCACCTCCACCGCCGTCGCGCCGGTGAGCGCGACGAGCTCGTCGTAGCTCGTCGAGAAGACCGCGGCCGGGTGGCCGGCGGCGGCCCACACGACGTCGTAGCGCCGCAGCCAGGTGTCGAGGTACGTCGGCACCGGCGCCGGGTGGCCGATCGGGGACACCCCGCCGATCACCTGACCGGTGTGCTCGCGCACGAAGTCCGGCTTCGCCCGCGTCAGCCCGGGCACGCCGATGCGCTCGGCGACCAGTGCGGTGTCCACCCGGTGGGCGCCCGAGGTGAGGATCAGGACCGGGGTGCCGGCCGCGTCGAAGAGCAGGCTGTTGGCGATCGCGCCCACCTCGCATCCCAGGGCCTCGGCGGCGAGTGCGGCGGTGTGCACGGAGTCGGGCAGAATGACGATGTTTCCCGTCCCGCCGCGGTTGGCATGCTCCGTGCGGAACCGGGCGATGCTCGGGTGCTCCGTCGTCATGTCCGCGACCCTAGCGACCACCACCGCCACAGAGAGACCAGGTTTCCCATGGACCACCAGCTGGACGAGCTGCCGGCTGCGCCGCGCTCGGTGAACCTCGTCGTCTGGCTCGTCGTGGTCCTCGTGGTCGTCGGGGCCGCGGTGACCGTGCTGACGGCGCTCGAGCGCGATGCGCTGATCGAGGCCTGGTCCGTGGGTCACCCCGAGGACAGCGCGATCCAGCCGCCGGCGTTCGTGCCGGTGGCGGTCGTCCTGTACGTCGTGTTCGCCGGCCTGCTCCTGGTGCTGCTGCCGTTCCTCAAGACCGCCCACAACTGGGCCCGGTGGTCGTTGGTGTCGCTGGTCGTCGTGATCGTGCTGGCCACCGTGGCCAGCCTGCGCACGGACCCGCCGATGCTGTTCGTCCTGTGCGCCGTGGCCTCGCTGCCGCTCAACGCGGCGATCCTCTACGCCTTGCTGCACCGCGACACGGGCGCGTTCGTGCACGCCGACCACCACGCCCCCGCCCGCCTCTGACGCAGTCCGAGACGTCTCCGGCCGCGCTCTTGACGCGCTGTCGGTGGGCGGGTGTACCTTGAGGGCGTTCGAACATCTGTTCGAACACGTCGGCGGGGACGACCTCGACCCCCGTCCCCGCCGGCACCCGGGGTCACGGTGCGAGGAGGACGAGCGTGAGGCGCTACGACGACCCGGTCGAGGTCCGCAGGGGCGGGGACGGCCCCGAGCAGTTCCTCTGGCACGGCCGGCTCTGGAAGGTCCGTGCGGTGCTCGCGCACTGGGTGGAGACCGGGCCGTGGTGGCAGGGCTCCGTGGCGCGGGCCGCGATCGGCTCCGACGAGCCCGGCTCCGAGCCGACGCCGGTGGGCGACCTCCTGGGCGAGCGTGAGCTGTGGCGGGTCGAGGCGGGTCGCGGTGCGGACGGTGGGCTCGACGGTGGCGGGGTCTTCGACCTCTCCTTCGACTGGGCCGACGGTCGCTGGCAGCTCGTCGGCTGCGAGGACTGAGATGAGCCTCAACCCCTACGCCCTCCCGGCCACCACCCACTCCTACCTCGCCCGCGCCGCCGAGTCGCTGAGCGAGGCGGTCGCCGCCACCGACGTCCCCACCCGCTACGCCGCCGCCCACGTCGCCGCGCTGCGGGCCGCGGCCGCGCTGCTCGCCGCGCGGGCGCGTCCGGCGCCGGCGCGGCGACGTCCCCAGAAGAACGCCTGGGTCCTGCTCGCCGAGGTGGCGCCCGAGCTGGGGGAGTGGGCCACGTTCTTCGCCGCCGGCGCGGCCAAGCGCGCCGCGGCCGAGGCCGGCTCCACCCGTGCGGTCACCGAGCGCGACGCCGACGACCTGGTGCGCGACGCCGACCGGTTCCTCGGTGTCGTGGAGCAGTCCCTCGGCCTGGTGCCGCACGCGCCGCTGGGCCAGACCCTCGCCCAGGCACGGGTCGTCCCGCCTGCGCGCTCGGCTTGACGCGCCAGCGGGGGCCTGTCCTACACTCAACTCGTTCGAACATCTGTTCGAACATCCAGTCAGGGGTCGAGCCGGCTGAGGAGGCTTCGACCGTGTCCGATCCGTTCGTCCATCTGCAGGTGGCCTCGGGCTACTCGCTGCAGTACGGCGCCTCCCACCCGCACGTGCTCGTGGAGCGCGCGGCCGAGCAGGAGATGGACACCCTCGCACTGACCGACCGCGACGGCACCTACGGGGCGGTCAAGTTCGCCCGGGCCTGCGGCCAGGCCGGGATCCGCCCCGTCCTGGGGGTCAACCTCGCCTACCGCACCGGCGGGCTGCCGGCACCGGGGCGGACCAGGACCCCGGTGCGCGGCGGCGCGTTCCGCGACCTCCCGGCCGAGCGGGGCGGCCTGCCCCGGGTGAGCGTGCTGGCCAGCGCGGACACCGGCGGCGGCCGGGCCGGGTGGGCGGCGCTGTGCCGGCTGGTCTCCGCGACCCACCTGTCCGGCGAGCGCGGCAGCCCGGTGCTCGACCTGGACGACCTGCCCGACGAGGTGGTCGGACTGCTCGGCAGCGGCGACCTGACCGTGCTGCTCGGCCCCGGCTCCGCGCTCGGGGTGGCAGCCACCCGGCGCCGCGACGACCTGGCGCTGGCCGCGCTGGCGCCCTGGCGCGCGCTGGTGCCGCGCTCGCACCTCGTGGTGGAGCTGGTCTCCCACCGGCTGCCCGGCGGCGGCCCGGGCTGGGGCCCCGGCACCACCCCCCACGCCGCCCGCCTGGCCGGGGTCGCCCGGCAGGCCGGGCTGACGGCCGTGCTCAGCAACGCCGTGCGCTACGCCGACCGCCGCGACGCGGTCACCGTCGACGTGCTCGACGCCGCGCGCCGGCTGGTCGCGCTCGACCGGCGCCACCTCGACCGCCGCAACGCCGAGGGCTTCTTGAAGTCCGGCAAGCAGATGGCCGAGATCGCCGAGGAGGTCAGCCGCGCCGCCGGGATGAGCGAGCGCGACGCGGCCCGGCTGCTGGCCGACACCCGCAAGGTCGCCGACCGCTGCGCCCTCGACCCGCGCGCGGACCTCGGGCTCGGCGAGGTGCACTTCCCGGAGTTCGAGCTCTCCACCCAGCACGCCAGCGCCGACATCGCCCTGCGTCAGCGCTGCGAGGGCGCGATCGGCGATCGCTACGGCTCCGCTCCGCGGCAGGTGATCTGGAAGCGGCTCGACGACGAGCTGGAGACCATCCGCAGCCTGGGCTACGCGCCGTACTTCCTCACCGTCGGCGACGTCACCGACCTGATCCGGGAGATGGGGGTGCGCTGCGCGGCGCGCGGGTCCGGCGCCGGCAGCCTGGTCAACTACCTGCTCGGGATCTCCGGGGTCGACCCGATTCGCCACGGGCTGCTCATGGAGCGCTTCCTCTCGCCGCTGCGCCGTGCCCTGCCCGACATCGACGTCGACGTCGAGTCCGCGCGCCGGCTGGAGGTCTACGAGGCGATCCTCGACAAGTACGGCGGCGAGCGCTGCGTGTGCGTCTCGATGATGGACACCTACCGGGTGCGCCACGCCGTGCGCGACGTCGGGGCCGCGCTCGGGATGCCGCCGGGGGAGACCGACGCGATCGCCAAGGCGTTCCCGCACATCCGGGCCCGCGACGCGCGGATCGCCCTGCGCGACCTGCCCGAGCTGCGCGCCAGCGGGCTGACCGACCAGCGGCTGGACCTGATGTTCCAGCTCGTGGAGCGCCTCGACGGACTGCCGCGCCACGTCGCGGTCCACCCCTGCGGGGTGCTGCTCTCCGACGTGACCCTGCTGGACCGCACCCCGGTGGAGGCGAGCTTCGCGGGGTTCCCGATGAGCCAGTTCGACAAGGACGACGTCGAGGACCTTGGCCTGCTCAAGCTCGACGTGCTCGGCATCCGCATGCAGTCCTCGATGGCCCACGCGGTCGCCGAGATCGCGCGGGTCGACGGCGTGAACGTCGACCTCGACGACGAGGCGCAGGTGCCCTTCGACGACCCGGCGACCTTCGAGCTGATCAGCAGCGCCAAGACGCTGGGCGTCTTCCAGATCGAGTCGCCCGGCCAGCGCGAGCTGGTCGGCAAGTCCGGCATCGAGACCTTCGGCGACATCATCACCGACATCTCGCTGTTCCGACCCGGACCGGTCAAGAGCGACATGATCACGCCGTACCTCGAGGTCAAGCAGGGCTGGAAGGAGCCGGCCTACCTGCACCCCGACCTGCGCCCGATCCTCGAGGACACCCGCGGCGTGGTCGTCTTCCACGAGCAGGTGATCTTGATGATCGCGGAGTTCACCGGCATCTCCTACGCCGAGGCCGACGAGAGGCGTCGTGCCCTCGGCGACGTCGAGGGCATGGCCGAGACCAAGGTCTGGTTCTTCCCCCGCGCGCTCGCCCGGGGCTACCCGCTCTCGGTCGTCGACCGGCTGTGGCAGGTGATCGAGTCCTTCGCGTCGTTCGGGTTCTGCAAGGCCCACGCCGCGGCGTTCGCGCTGCCGACCTACCAGTCGGCCTGGCTTAAGACGCACTGGCCGGCCCACTTCCTTGCCGGCGTGCTCACCCACGACCCCGGCATGTACCCCAAACGGCTGATCCTCGACGACGTCCGCCAGCTCGGCATCGAGGTGCTCGGCCTGGACGTCAACGCCTCCGAGAAGGAGTACGTCGTGGAGCGTGCGGAGGACGGCGGCTACGGCATCCGGCTGTCCCTCTCGGAGGTCAAGGGGATCAACGAGGCCGAGGTGGAGCGCATCGTCGCCGCCCGGCCGTATGCGTCCCTGAGCGACTTCTGGCAGCGCGCGCGGGTGTCGCGCCCGGTCGTGGAGCGCCTGGTCCTGACCGGCGGGTTCGACGCCGTCTACGGCATCGGCGCGTCCGGCGGGGTGCGCCAGCGCGGCCGGGTCACCCGCCGCGACCTGCTGCTCCAGGTGGCCCAGCTCGAGCGCCACGGCAAGGCCCTCGAGAAGGCCGCACGCGGTCGCGGCCTGGCCTCCCGGCGGCCGGCCGCGACCGCGCGGGCGCGCGCCGACGACGCCGTGGTCCGCAACAGCACCGACTCGCGGGCGCGCGAGCAGGCGGCGCCGCTGGAGCGGCACCCGCTGGGCGAGCAGGGGGTCTGGGCCAAGGCCGCGGCGCAGAGCCGGGCCACCCCGGCGCCGCCGCCGGTCACCTCGGTGCAGCTCGCCCTCGACCTGGGCGACGGCCCCCGCGAGGGCGAGGTGTCCGGGCTGCCGGAGATGACGGCGGCCGAGTCGATGGCCGCCGAGCTGGAGATCCTCGGCCTCGACGTCAGCCGTCACGTCGTGGACGACTACGCCGACTTCCTCGACGAGCTCGGGGTGGTCCGGAGCAAGGACCTGCTGGCGCAGCGCAGCCGCGCCGAGCTGCTGGTCGCCGGGGTCAAGGTCGCCACCCAGACCCCGCCGATCCGGTCGGGGCGCCGGGTGGTCTTCCTGACCCTGGACGACGCGACCGGCCCCGTCGACGCGACGTTCTTCGAGGACGCGCAGGGACCCTACGCCGAGACGGTCTTCCACTCCTGGCTGCTGGTCGTGCGCGGCGAGCTGCGCCGCACCGGCTACCGCGGCGTCTCGCTGCGCGCCACCGGCTGCTGGGAGCTGCCGCTGCTGCACGCGGTCTGGCAGCGCGAGGGCATCGACGCCGTACGCCGCCACCTCGCGACCGTCCCCGACGGGTTCGCCCCGCCGGAGCAGCGCCGCGTGCTGGTGCACTCGAGCGGCTTCCAGATGTCGCCCTACGCCGACATCAAGCCCGCCGGCGAGGACACCAAGGGCGTGGCCCGCAAGCTGTGGCACCGCTCCCCGGGGAGCGCGGGATGACCCGACTAGGGTTGGCGCCATGTCAGCCAGCGAGCGCCGAGGCGCCACCCGGACCGCCGTGGTGTGGGACGTCCTGCGCCCGATCCTGGGCGCCGGCTCCCGCGACGTCCTCGACATCGGCGGCGGCACCGGCGGCTTCGCGGTCAAGGTGGCAGAGCTCGGCCACCGGGTCTCGGTCGTCGACCCCAGTCCCGACGCGCTCGCCGCGCTGTCTCGCCGGGCTCGCGAGGTCGGTGTCGAGGTCGACGCCCAGCAGGGCGACCTGTCCAGCCTGGTCGAGGCCGTGGGGCCCGACAGCGCCGACGTCGTGCTCTGCCACGGCGTGCTCGAGGTCGTCGATGACCCCGCCGCCGCCCTGGCCACGATCCGCGAGGTGCTCCGGCCCGGCGGCACCCTCAGCCTGCTCGTCGCCCAGCGGCACGCCGCGGTGCTGGCCCGCGCCATGGCCGGCCACTTCGGCCAGGCGCTGGCGCTGCTCGACCCCGCACAGGCCCCGACCGGGCGCTCCGGCCACCGGTTCACCGCCGAGGAGACCACCGAGCTGCTCACCGGGGCCGGCTTCGAGATCGCCTCGGTCCACGGCATCCGGGTCTTCGCCGACCTGGTCCCCGGCTCCCTGCTCGAGCTGGAGCCCGGTGCCGCCTCCGCCCTCGTCGAGCTCGAGCGCGCCGTCGCCGAGCGACCCGAGTACCTCCCCCTCGCCACGCAGCTGCACGTCATCGCGACCTGACCTCGGGAGCCGGCCGTGAGCGCCGCTCCCACCACCACCACGCCGATCCTGCACGTCGACATGGACGCCTTCTACGCGTCGGTGGCCACGCGCGAGCGACCGGACCTGCAGGGCGTGCCGGTGATCGTCGGCGGCGGCCACCGCGGGGTGGTGCTGTCGGCCAACTACGTCGCCCGCCAGTACGGCGTTCGGTCGGCGATGACCGGGACCCGGGCCCGGCGGCTGTGCCCGCACGCGGTGGTGCTCGCGCCCGACTACGACACCTTCACCACGGTGTCGACCGCGGTGATGGAGACCTTCCGCCGGGTCACCCCGCTGGTGGAGGCGATGTCGCTGGACGAGGCGTTCCTCGACGTCCGCGGCTCGATGCGCCGGCTCGGCCCGCCCGTGCGGATCGCCGAGGAGCTGCGCGCGCGGATCCACGACGAGCAGGGCATCACCTGCTCGGTCGGGGTGGCCGCGTCGGTGTCGGTGGCCAAGCTGGCCAGTCGCCGGGCCAAGCCCGACGGGGTGGTCGTCGTCCCGCCCGAGCAGATCACCTCCTTCCTGCACCCGCTCGACGTGGGCGAGCTCTACGGCGTGGGGGAGAAGACCCAGGCGATGCTGCACCGGCTGGGACTGGTCCGGGTCGGCGACGTCGCGCACACGCCGC includes the following:
- a CDS encoding DNA polymerase III subunit alpha translates to MSDPFVHLQVASGYSLQYGASHPHVLVERAAEQEMDTLALTDRDGTYGAVKFARACGQAGIRPVLGVNLAYRTGGLPAPGRTRTPVRGGAFRDLPAERGGLPRVSVLASADTGGGRAGWAALCRLVSATHLSGERGSPVLDLDDLPDEVVGLLGSGDLTVLLGPGSALGVAATRRRDDLALAALAPWRALVPRSHLVVELVSHRLPGGGPGWGPGTTPHAARLAGVARQAGLTAVLSNAVRYADRRDAVTVDVLDAARRLVALDRRHLDRRNAEGFLKSGKQMAEIAEEVSRAAGMSERDAARLLADTRKVADRCALDPRADLGLGEVHFPEFELSTQHASADIALRQRCEGAIGDRYGSAPRQVIWKRLDDELETIRSLGYAPYFLTVGDVTDLIREMGVRCAARGSGAGSLVNYLLGISGVDPIRHGLLMERFLSPLRRALPDIDVDVESARRLEVYEAILDKYGGERCVCVSMMDTYRVRHAVRDVGAALGMPPGETDAIAKAFPHIRARDARIALRDLPELRASGLTDQRLDLMFQLVERLDGLPRHVAVHPCGVLLSDVTLLDRTPVEASFAGFPMSQFDKDDVEDLGLLKLDVLGIRMQSSMAHAVAEIARVDGVNVDLDDEAQVPFDDPATFELISSAKTLGVFQIESPGQRELVGKSGIETFGDIITDISLFRPGPVKSDMITPYLEVKQGWKEPAYLHPDLRPILEDTRGVVVFHEQVILMIAEFTGISYAEADERRRALGDVEGMAETKVWFFPRALARGYPLSVVDRLWQVIESFASFGFCKAHAAAFALPTYQSAWLKTHWPAHFLAGVLTHDPGMYPKRLILDDVRQLGIEVLGLDVNASEKEYVVERAEDGGYGIRLSLSEVKGINEAEVERIVAARPYASLSDFWQRARVSRPVVERLVLTGGFDAVYGIGASGGVRQRGRVTRRDLLLQVAQLERHGKALEKAARGRGLASRRPAATARARADDAVVRNSTDSRAREQAAPLERHPLGEQGVWAKAAAQSRATPAPPPVTSVQLALDLGDGPREGEVSGLPEMTAAESMAAELEILGLDVSRHVVDDYADFLDELGVVRSKDLLAQRSRAELLVAGVKVATQTPPIRSGRRVVFLTLDDATGPVDATFFEDAQGPYAETVFHSWLLVVRGELRRTGYRGVSLRATGCWELPLLHAVWQREGIDAVRRHLATVPDGFAPPEQRRVLVHSSGFQMSPYADIKPAGEDTKGVARKLWHRSPGSAG
- a CDS encoding methyltransferase domain-containing protein is translated as MSASERRGATRTAVVWDVLRPILGAGSRDVLDIGGGTGGFAVKVAELGHRVSVVDPSPDALAALSRRAREVGVEVDAQQGDLSSLVEAVGPDSADVVLCHGVLEVVDDPAAALATIREVLRPGGTLSLLVAQRHAAVLARAMAGHFGQALALLDPAQAPTGRSGHRFTAEETTELLTGAGFEIASVHGIRVFADLVPGSLLELEPGAASALVELERAVAERPEYLPLATQLHVIAT
- the dinB gene encoding DNA polymerase IV, with protein sequence MSAAPTTTTPILHVDMDAFYASVATRERPDLQGVPVIVGGGHRGVVLSANYVARQYGVRSAMTGTRARRLCPHAVVLAPDYDTFTTVSTAVMETFRRVTPLVEAMSLDEAFLDVRGSMRRLGPPVRIAEELRARIHDEQGITCSVGVAASVSVAKLASRRAKPDGVVVVPPEQITSFLHPLDVGELYGVGEKTQAMLHRLGLVRVGDVAHTPLRTLQRAVGDALGRQLHDLAWGTDRREIVARTASAFGLGGGEPDKSMGAQETFGRDTDDREVVLREVLKLTAKVTGRMRVAKVAGRTVSITVRFADFTTITRARTLAEATDVTQEVYRAAVGLYDALGLQRARIRLVGVRVEGLMPRERVHRQLVLGERERGWADADQAVDRATRRFGASAVRPASLLT